The stretch of DNA CTTCAGAGGCCTAAAACGTGGAGATAAGGGAGCTGCACCTACTGGTTGTAATGAAACCaccacagaggttacagcatatCCCCATCCAAACTATCCTAAGGTGATCCTATGGGATCTCCCTGGAGTTGGCACCCCCAGGTTTCGAGCTGATAAGTACCTGGACAAAGTTGGACTGGACAAGTttgacttcttcatcatcatctcagccACTCGTTTCACAGAAAACAATGTGAAACTCGCTCGGGAGAttcagaagatgaagaagaagttctACTTTGTCCGCTGCAAGATTGACAGTGATTTATGTAATGAAGAGCAGGATTTCAAGACGAAGtttgacagagagaagactctGATGGAAATCAGACAAAACTGCATTCAAAGTAAGTTTCTGAATTAATATTGAATGTTATCCTCTTACAGTGTTAAAATGCAGTTGCATAGGTGTCATTTACAAAGAGTTTGGGCTGGCGCACATATCACAGATGAGTAGCAGCCAGCAGCCAACACGTTTGCTAATGTTCAGGTTAATACTATAGGAGTATTGTGGCCTTAGAGGCCAACAAGAAGCAGATTAGTGTGCACTGGCAGTGTCAGAACATAAATGCAGGCATGCATACACTTTTTTATTATCCCTAAGCATGGAGGGGTAGGCTGGTGCagcatcacagtgtgacagataTGGCACACTGGTAGTGCCAGAACTGACTGTTGTGTTCTGGTATTGCTGCTACAGCGGCTATACTTCAAAATAGAGACACAATTTAAGACCCGTGTTTATatgtatgtaaaaacaaaaaaaacattaaaaaaaagctgtgattatattatatttcagaCATCATGTTCCTGCAAATGAGGAGCCACACAGAATAAAATGCAGGGGTTGCAGCCCCCTAATGTCCCCTCGTGGCACAAACTTCTTTTCATAATTTCGTCCTTTTCTTTTGTATTACATATTTTAACTGTTTTGAAATGTTGAGCTGACCAAACGATAGTTATTCATTTTGTCAGAAATTCAGATTTTACTTTATTGTCCATACATATTGCATCTATTTTAAATACAGTTGTAGTGTTCATCagaatatttgtgtgttttcataaaataaaaaaaataagtttgaCAGAAAGAGTTATTTGATTTATATCCTGATATgtatcataaaaaaaacaatcctcaagtccagttgcctcgatttaaatcACTTTCCTCATTTTAGCACACattaattactgtacattgtttaCAGATAATCTGGTGAGTTGACTTAAGAGTTATATTAACTCTGAAACATTTTGTATAATACAAACAGATCTTAAAGATGAAGGCCTTACGTCCCCAGAGGTCTTCCTGGTGTCCAGCTTTAAACTCGGTAAGTTCGACTTCCCTCTGTTACAGAAGACATTAGAGAGACAAATTCCCAGACACAAGAGGGACGCTCTGCTGTTTGCCATGCCCACCATCAACTCGGAGATCATCACGAAAAAGAAAGAAGTTTTCCAGTCCTGCATTAAATACCATGCCCTGGTATCTGCAGCAATAGCAGCTGTTCCTGTTCCTGACCTGTCTTTTGCTGTTGATCTAACTCTACTGCTTAGAGTTCTCAAAGAGTATATACTTGAGCTTGGTCTTGATAAGTCGTCACTGGAAAGACTTGCTGCCAGCTCAGATGTGCCATATGATGATTTGAGATCTGTCATTAAATCACCACTGGCTGCAGAAAAAATAACCTGTGAGCTCATCCTGAAGGCGTTGACCGCATTAGCAGGCACAGCTGTGCTCATGGCAGCAGAGGAAGGGTCCAGATTCATTCCAATATTTGGAATTCCAGTAGCAATGGGCCTCTCTTTCACCACAACCTACAGAGCTCTGAATCATTTCCTGGATGTGCTTGCTGAAGATGCACAGAGAGTCTTTATAAAGGCTCTGGGTGTGGACACCTCAGTGTGATGCATCATACGGTTTCTAACTGAATACCAGCTGCGAATGTAGTcaaatatagtttttttttaaaaataaaaactatatttgaCTTGATttgaaataaagattaatcaCTTTATTATGGCCTCAATCAGTCTCATTTATGTTATTAGTGCAGGACAGGAAATTTGAGAAAAATAAGATATTATTGTGTAAATGTTATAAAATGCTTATTATTGCGATTGTATTGTATAGTTACAATTGTAATTGTAATCATTTACGTAGGTGTATAGCATGTTAGAATCACTGCATTTATTTTGTTGCACACTGCAAGTTTCACCTCACTATTTCAGATTTGTTGGGGcctcagtcctctttctgttcatgCCAGATCCTCTAGAGCTCTCACACCGCAAGTGCACTGAactctgggtagttttcacttgaagcaaaaTATCTACTGTAATGCTTGTTAAATTATTacatgtccatccatccatcatccattaacctgcttcgtcctgcagtgcagggtcacgtggagcctatcccagctaactataGGTGAGAggcatgcagacaaacaacccTCACACtcgcaatttagagtgaccaactGACCTAGCATCTTTAGAATgtaggcacagggagaacacagtggaaagatttacatatttacattatttattgcCATAGTTATTTTTTATTGGGTGTCTAAATAActtgtttataaaatgtaaattatatttatataattcgAATTATGCATTTATAatagtaataattataataattattatattttatataattattgtttattgccATTGCCACGACCacgacctgctgctgccatgctttgtttgttttcaccgACTACAGTCACTACGGCAAGTAAAGAAGGTTATAATACAGTGAAAAAGTCAAAGTGGACCCAGTGCACGTTCACAATGTTCACAATGCGCTGATTAGGTGAACCATACTGCAGACTTTTTTAGCAAACTTTTTAGGTTCGTTTTAAATGGGGTCTGGGTACGGTTGGAGcattcacacaaaaaatgtgtcattgaTCTGAATTTGAGTTCGAAATACACCATATCTATGGTCTTTATATGCACAAGTAGTTGGAGGTCAACACTGAGAGAATGTGAGGGCATTCCcccttttggaaaaaaaaggaagcacaATGCCATTATTGCAATTACTGCCAGGGAATGGCGTAACATGTGAACTTAAAGTGGAGAACTTCACTACATTAAAGTCAATGACATAACACCAACACTTTATCACGTACATATCCAACATCAACAAAGCCACACTGCCATCAGTCTTGCATCcgttttcttctttcagctATCACAACAAGTGTAACATTGTCCAATATTTACTATAGTTTGGTCACTTTCTAGCttcctgttgtttgtttgccacACATGTTCCTCTTCACTGGCGCTGCCATAACCTCCACTCAGATAATAACAGGCTAGATCTATCTTAACAGTTTGCTGGTGGTTAGCTCCTCCTTTGAGCAGCTCTAATATAGATATATGCCACAAAGCATGTCATATTTAGtttctgtgtgtcctgtgtggatCGGCTTCATACTGTTGAGTTAATATGCCATAAAAATTAATTTGCAGCATTATTTCAAGGGACAAAGAGGCATAGTATTAGTTAAAATATACACATCATGTCCTTAAAGACCCAAATAAGCAACTGACAACTACACACTTGGAGACAGCAAGAGCAGCACTGTCTGAATCTTCACTTCAGACAGGTCAGCTTTCAGTTTATAAACTACACACATATAAACTACATAAACTTGTGTTTGGACACACAAAGCAGTTGTTTGGAGgttgcaacccccattaaaatacatgggatctgccctgagaggagtaaaatgAGGATTTTATGAATGATTCAGCTTGTATAATAATTTCAGCTTTTGTTCAAGCTTTTGAGTAATTCaactcttgttctgccattcagcttctattcatatgcattctgatgtgttttttcatattttaagaattcaaagcaatcgttcaaataagcttttaaagcaatgcttcagctcctgcaatcaaacttgcattttcttcaggaaattatttttctagttattattattatttaatcaaTATGCAACATTTAtcttaatattaaaaataaactttgAATTCATGTGGCTGTGAGCAAAATGTTCAACTGTTTGGATATTGTTGACTGTAACAATGTGGTGAGTTTACTGGCCTCCAGTGGTGACTGTGAGAAACTACAACAGATACAAAAAATGTCATATGGACATTTTTTGATCATAGATgtcaaaaaattatttttataaccatatttgatttttttaatcaaacaatCAATGCACCCTATAACATATTCTAACACAAGGTGAAGTTCTACACTTTCACATTCAGTAGGTACAATTACAACATCTGACTCAGCTCTAACAGTGGAGGTGCTGCAGGATGCTGCATCATGGCTTCAAAGCTGACCTCAACCTGCTGCCCTTAGAGCACACCTCCATCACCTTTCttctggatgaactgcagaatgctgctgtcaACATATCAGGGTGTCACACTGCAGCCAGGACAAGAGTGAGGATAGAGGCATATATCATGTGTATGAAGCAGTCACATCAATCTATTGCTAATATATTCAATGTCAAATTCAAGTCTTTTCTTCAActttcctgctttttttattctgttttcatGACTGAAACTGCGACAAATTACTGATGTGATTCCACACATTGATTTCTCTCAGTTATTCAGCATCTCACTTGTTCAAACTGGACAAATGGctcaaaatatttttgaataaaacatgacagctgTAACTGCAGGAGGTAACAGATGAGGGTAGGTTTAAGCTGGTTGGACTTAAACTTGCTTCTAATACTCGGTGAGAAATATCAAATATCTTCCTCTGTTACAGCACACATTTGTCAGTTTAGTTTTTCTGATGTTTATTTACCTCTGTGATCCACTGGACAGTCTGGATATTTAATAgctatgaaaaaaacaaactcttggatgtatgagttttttttatttatttatagtgcTCATTTAAAGTTTGTCAACCctgtaggattttttttatatttctgcacAAATATATAACACTAAAGTTTAAAAGAACAGCTTGAGTTCTACCACAGCGGTAAACTGAAAGAGGGGAGTGGAGGAGTGAGTGATCCCTAAATGCCACCAGCAGTC from Parambassis ranga chromosome 22, fParRan2.1, whole genome shotgun sequence encodes:
- the LOC114427833 gene encoding interferon-inducible GTPase 5-like → MEAEIKEALQNNEQNLQNNAQNLAVEKIHRFLEEKKNIPLNIAITGDSGSGKSTFVNAFRGLKRGDKGAAPTGCNETTTEVTAYPHPNYPKVILWDLPGVGTPRFRADKYLDKVGLDKFDFFIIISATRFTENNVKLAREIQKMKKKFYFVRCKIDSDLCNEEQDFKTKFDREKTLMEIRQNCIQNLKDEGLTSPEVFLVSSFKLGKFDFPLLQKTLERQIPRHKRDALLFAMPTINSEIITKKKEVFQSCIKYHALVSAAIAAVPVPDLSFAVDLTLLLRVLKEYILELGLDKSSLERLAASSDVPYDDLRSVIKSPLAAEKITCELILKALTALAGTAVLMAAEEGSRFIPIFGIPVAMGLSFTTTYRALNHFLDVLAEDAQRVFIKALGVDTSV